The genomic segment CATGCTCGGGGCAGTCCACTCGGGGAATCCGAGCATGCAGGAACGTCTTGAACTGGCACGTGTCCAGATGGCGCCAGACACGAGGCTCGGCATGGTCGCGGCAAGCCAGCTCTCGACCACAAGTAGGGCAAAACCAGCGAACACCAGGACCATGCTCCACGCGGATGTCTACCCGACCTTCCGCCGTGTCCAGTTCAACAGCCTCAACAAACCAGGGCTCGGTCAGCCCGAGAATCCGAAAATATAGGTCCGTATCCTTCATTGGTGCCCTCCGGGAAGGACATTAGCAGATCAGCTACCCACGGAAAACCCGGAAGAGCCATAGAGAAAGGCGCGCAGGCCGTTTTGCGCGGTG from the Desulfovibrio legallii genome contains:
- a CDS encoding transposase family protein, with product MKDTDLYFRILGLTEPWFVEAVELDTAEGRVDIRVEHGPGVRWFCPTCGRELACRDHAEPRVWRHLDTCQFKTFLHARIPRVDCPEH